Genomic segment of Helicobacteraceae bacterium:
AGTCGATAGCGTTATAGAGGCGATCGACGCGAAAAGCGTTTACGAGCTGCCGCTGAAGTTTTACGAGGACGGGGCGCTAAAACAGATCGCTAAAAGTTTCGATCTAGGCGAGCTGAAGCCCGAATTGCGCGAGTGGAAACGGCTGGTTAAGCGCATTTTGGAGCCTTCGCGGGAGGTCGTAGTGGCTTTCGTGGGCAAATATCTGGAGCTAAAAGAGAGCTACAAATCGCTGATCGAGGCGTTGATTCACGCCGGCGCGCACAACGACGCGAAAATAAAACTGAAGTGGATCGACAGCGAGGCGTTTGAGAGCGCGGACGCGCAACGAACGCTTAAAAAATGCGACGCGATATTAGTGCCGGGCGGTTTTGGATCGCGCGGCGTAGAGGGTAAAATCAAGGCGATCAGATTCGCTAGAGAAAATAACAAGGTCTTTTTGGGTATCTGTCTTGGCTTGCAGCTTGCTCTGATCGAGTTTGCGCGAAATGTTTTGGGTATAAAAGAGGCGAATTCGCAGGAGTTTGACGAAAACGCAAAGGAGCCGATCGTCTATTTGATCGACGAGTTTATCGATCAAAGCGGCGGCAAACAGATTCGCACGCACCAGAGTCCGCTTGGCGGCACGATGCGCCTTGGCGAATACGAGTGCAACCTAAAACGCGGCTCTCGCCTAGCGAAGGCTTACGACGACGCGGAAAAAATCTACGAAAGGCATCGCCACCGCTACGAGGCGAACGCCAAATACCGCGAGGCGTATGAGAAAGCGGGGTTAATCGTAAGCGGCGAAGCCAAAGGGCTGATCGAGGCGATAGAGCTAAGAGATCACCCGTGGTTTGTAGCCGTGCAGTTTCACCCTGAATTTACCAGCCGTTTGCAAAATCCCAACCGCGTAATTTTAGCTTTTATAGAAAACGCGCTAAAGCAAAAGTCGATCAACTCGCCTTAAATCTATGCCGCTAAAATCTGGAATACGTCGCGCTAGCATAAGCGCATAGATTCT
This window contains:
- a CDS encoding CTP synthase, which encodes MTNYIVVTGGVLSSLGKGVTSASVAALLRNSNLNVSMLKIDPYINVDPGTMSPLEHGEVFVTADGGETDLDLGHYERFINTTLSKRNNFTTGQVYQTVIEKERRGDYLGKTIQVVPHITDEIIKRIKAAGKDLDALVVELGGTVGDIEGLPFYEAIRQLKHRLKGKVFNIHVTLVPYLAVADELKTKPTQHSVQELRRIGIAPDMLVLRSEKPIPKEMKKKLSEACDVEVDSVIEAIDAKSVYELPLKFYEDGALKQIAKSFDLGELKPELREWKRLVKRILEPSREVVVAFVGKYLELKESYKSLIEALIHAGAHNDAKIKLKWIDSEAFESADAQRTLKKCDAILVPGGFGSRGVEGKIKAIRFARENNKVFLGICLGLQLALIEFARNVLGIKEANSQEFDENAKEPIVYLIDEFIDQSGGKQIRTHQSPLGGTMRLGEYECNLKRGSRLAKAYDDAEKIYERHRHRYEANAKYREAYEKAGLIVSGEAKGLIEAIELRDHPWFVAVQFHPEFTSRLQNPNRVILAFIENALKQKSINSP